A genomic segment from Necator americanus strain Aroian chromosome III, whole genome shotgun sequence encodes:
- a CDS encoding hypothetical protein (NECATOR_CHRIII.G11600.T2), translating into MVTSAVEQENFLDHLFSTVYITYSLIGILLNLILLWLIITQKNDCIREYRILLGNTTCALLLLSALTLFLQLRFVVAGNSLGYVALGPARFLNMPRLVLFCTSLMLTIDIYSFMTIAMCMVYKYLTLTESSPSEEKLLIGIGLFFLLPLSTGIALLVYDPDYSELHTILEELRPEYDLERYGNYSGLPNVRSIYVMYLIVVICSIGVSSYIVMIIAGVKIQRLVLTSHSKMSASNMRIFKMMVKALVIQSFMPVFFSFPTKILYLTVQFGAFRSLTAEYLMFAMSPEEAGLLEEDRKELQHGNGAVLYKKKQLVEQTYINSDLI; encoded by the exons ATGGTGACGTCCGCCGTGGAACAGGAAAATTTCCTGGATCATCTGTTCTCTACTGTGTACATTACGTATAGCCTGATCGGAATCCTGCTGAATTTGATCTTGCTCTGGTTGATCATCACCCAGAAGAACGACTGTATTAGAGAGTATCGTATTTTACTCGGAAATACCACCTGTGCACTACTTCTCTTGTCAGCTCTTACCCTTTTCTTGCAACTACG ATTTGTTGTCGCTGGGAACTCGCTGGGCTATGTTGCCCTCGGACCAGCACGGTTCCTGAACATGCCACGGCTGGTGCTTTTCTGCACGTCGTTGATGCTCACCATTGACATTTATTCCTTCATGACGATAGCTATGTGTATGGTCTACAAGTATCTAACACTCACTGAGAGCAGTCCAAGCGAAGAGAAGCTGTTGATCGGAATCGgccttttctttctgttacCTCTTTCGACCGGA ATTGCCTTGCTTGTATACGATCCGGATTATTCGGAACTTCACACAATTCTTGAGGAACTCAGACCAGAGTACGACTTGGAGAGATATGGGAATTATAGCGGCCTACCGAACGTTAGGAGCATTTATGTTATGTATTTGATTGTTGTGATATGCTCCATCGGAGTCTCATCGTACATCGTCATGATAATCGCCGGAGTGAAG ATTCAACGTCTGGTGCTGACCAGCCATTCTAAAATGTCCGCCAGTAAcatgagaattttcaaaatgatggTGAAG GCTCTGGTGATCCAGTCGTTCATGCCTGTGTTCTTCTCGTTTCCTACAAAAATCCTCTACCTTACCGTACAGTTCGGCGCATTCCGATCGCTTACCGCTGAATATCTGATGTTTGCGATGTCCCCG GAAGAAGCTGGGCTTCTCGAAGAAGATAGGAAAGAGCTCCAACACGGAAACGGAGCAGTCCTTTACAAGAAGAAGCAGCTCGTGGAACAAACCTACATTAACTCAGATCTCATCTGA
- a CDS encoding hypothetical protein (NECATOR_CHRIII.G11600.T1), giving the protein MVTSAVEQENFLDHLFSTVYITYSLIGILLNLILLWLIITQKNDCIREYRILLGNTTCALLLLSALTLFLQLRFVVAGNSLGYVALGPARFLNMPRLVLFCTSLMLTIDIYSFMTIAMCMVYKYLTLTESSPSEEKLLIGIGLFFLLPLSTGIALLVYDPDYSELHTILEELRPEYDLERYGNYSGLPNVRSIYVMYLIVVICSIGVSSYIVMIIAGVKIQRLVLTSHSKMSASNMRIFKMMVKALVIQSFMPVFFSFPTKILYLTVQFGAFRSLTAEYLMFAMSPVEEAGLLEEDRKELQHGNGAVLYKKKQLVEQTYINSDLI; this is encoded by the exons ATGGTGACGTCCGCCGTGGAACAGGAAAATTTCCTGGATCATCTGTTCTCTACTGTGTACATTACGTATAGCCTGATCGGAATCCTGCTGAATTTGATCTTGCTCTGGTTGATCATCACCCAGAAGAACGACTGTATTAGAGAGTATCGTATTTTACTCGGAAATACCACCTGTGCACTACTTCTCTTGTCAGCTCTTACCCTTTTCTTGCAACTACG ATTTGTTGTCGCTGGGAACTCGCTGGGCTATGTTGCCCTCGGACCAGCACGGTTCCTGAACATGCCACGGCTGGTGCTTTTCTGCACGTCGTTGATGCTCACCATTGACATTTATTCCTTCATGACGATAGCTATGTGTATGGTCTACAAGTATCTAACACTCACTGAGAGCAGTCCAAGCGAAGAGAAGCTGTTGATCGGAATCGgccttttctttctgttacCTCTTTCGACCGGA ATTGCCTTGCTTGTATACGATCCGGATTATTCGGAACTTCACACAATTCTTGAGGAACTCAGACCAGAGTACGACTTGGAGAGATATGGGAATTATAGCGGCCTACCGAACGTTAGGAGCATTTATGTTATGTATTTGATTGTTGTGATATGCTCCATCGGAGTCTCATCGTACATCGTCATGATAATCGCCGGAGTGAAG ATTCAACGTCTGGTGCTGACCAGCCATTCTAAAATGTCCGCCAGTAAcatgagaattttcaaaatgatggTGAAG GCTCTGGTGATCCAGTCGTTCATGCCTGTGTTCTTCTCGTTTCCTACAAAAATCCTCTACCTTACCGTACAGTTCGGCGCATTCCGATCGCTTACCGCTGAATATCTGATGTTTGCGATGTCCCCGGTG GAAGAAGCTGGGCTTCTCGAAGAAGATAGGAAAGAGCTCCAACACGGAAACGGAGCAGTCCTTTACAAGAAGAAGCAGCTCGTGGAACAAACCTACATTAACTCAGATCTCATCTGA
- a CDS encoding hypothetical protein (NECATOR_CHRIII.G11599.T1), which translates to MRNEIIRGIGGDLCDNLIILYAHVTSYLIALGSMKPNPNEELASIEAFSYGLQIPRNTEPTQGRRTDVLAVGRDQLRVQPNNCSRTSQKWGTELANILNDVCEEEEQLQTMLRPTKACKCLLKSSLYYIYRS; encoded by the coding sequence ATGCGAAATGAGATCATCAGAGGCATTGGAGGAGACTTATGCGACAACCTCATAATACTATATGCACATGTGACCTCCTATCTTATCGCCCTGGGCTCGATGAAGCCCAACCCCAATGAAGAACTGGCTTCCATTGAGGCTTTCAGCTATGGATTGCAGATCCCAAGAAATACTGAACCTACTCAAGGGAGACGGACAGATGTGCTTGCAGTAGGGAGGGATCAGTTGAGAGTTCAACCAAATAATTGCTCAAGGACGTCACAAAAGTGGGGTACAGAACTTGCGAACATCTTGAATGATGTTTGTGAGGAAGAGGAACAACTGCAAACGATGCTGAGGCCCACTAAAGCATGCAAGTGTTTATTGAAATCATCACTGTACTATATTTATCGTAGTTAA
- a CDS encoding hypothetical protein (NECATOR_CHRIII.G11601.T2), which yields MPKMLRYFVPFLLTACTLAVPRLNKSCVNGELDGERCFCKDGWTGVKCHRRMNCDGYERSTNGSCIECAEGWTGPDCDAIDCNEHGNPNYDFTSCRCEKPYSGQFCEKFSTKDIYSYYNNLASKTGAIGVIFCIPLLVIYATCDRYAKKRQRERVEKHLTGTMISHPDKAVDRNAIATLLHSDDE from the exons ATGCCAAAG ATGTTGCGGTACTTCGTGCCCTTTCTACTTACCGCTTGCACCTTGGCTGTCCCGCGGTTGAACAAATCGTGCGTGAACGGAGAGCTAGACGGAGAGCGATGCTTCTGTAAGGATGGATGGACCGGTGTGAAGTGCCATCGGCGGATGAACTGTGACGGCTACGAGCGCAGCACGAACGGATC ATGTATCGAGTGTGCGGAAGGGTGGACAGGGCCAGACTGTGATGCCATCGACTGCAACGAACACGGAAATCCAAACTATGATTTCACGAGTTGCAGGTGTGAGAAGCCGTACTCAG GTCAATTCTGCGAGAAATTCTCCACCAAGGACATTTATTCGTACTACAACAACCTTGCCTCGAAGACTGGAGCTATTGGCgttattttttgcattcctCTCCTAGTGATTTATGCAA CCTGCGATCGCTACGCAAAAAAGCGTCAAAGAGAGCGAGTCGAAAAACACCTGACGGGTACAATGATCTCGCATCCAGACAAGGCCGTGGATCGGAATGCAATCGCTACGTTATTGCATAGTGATGACGAATGA
- a CDS encoding hypothetical protein (NECATOR_CHRIII.G11598.T2), translated as MIATLGTLQWLFTVTYIIIQNLESFGLQKDIVQGSKNKVGNIVCQYVQLLKEFVLNFVCRMNIKLRRRMTCPFNGSRVTFMEMTEDDAQAGTNKVALGQGVTYGQYLQLHKLLDCQKLQSEEQGHRVDDEHLFIIIHQSYELWFKQIIFDIDIVRELLNNTIVDETKTLRIVSGLDRTVRILKLLVDQITILDTMSPLDFVDFRKYLTPASGFQSLQFRLLENKMGVRPDRRIRYNAQHYKNVFLDKNESQTLEESEQNPSLLTLIQNWLERTPGLKQAEVDGEVEEGFWPRYERAVKRYLGDLYEEAMREGLPQNVHDQLLAEYHKTKDSFATILDPKQHAQQILNGTRLLSHDAMKGALMIYFYRDMPRFSQPYQILTYLMDIDSLFTKWRYNHVILVQRMLGSKQGTGGSSGYMYLRSTVSDKYKVFLDLFNLSTWLIPREYIPSLSARMVKTLSEHSNLNTSIMSSESE; from the exons ATGATTGCTACACTTGGGACTTTACAATGGCTTTTCACGGTGACTTATATCATCATCCAAAATCTTGAAAGTTTTGGTCTGCAGAAAGATATAGTTCAGGGATCAAAGAATAAG gtTGGTAACATTGTCTGTCAATATGTTCAATTGCTTAAGGAATTTGTACTAAATTTTGTTTGCAGAATGAATATTAAGCTAAGGAGACG GATGACGTGCCCTTTCAACGGATCGAGAGTTACCTTCATGGAAATGACTGAAGACGATGCACAAGCCGGAACGAACAAAGTCGCTCTTGGACAAGGAGTCACGTACGGACAATATCTTCAG ttacaCAAACTATTGGACTGCCAGAAGCTACAGTCAGAAGAGCAAGGTCATCGAGTAGACGACGAGCATCTTTTCATCATAATTCACCAGTCGTACGAGCTATGGTTCAAGCAGATCATCTTCGACATCGACATCGTACGCGAACTACTCAACAACACA ATCGTTGATGAAACAAAGACGCTTCGCATTGTGTCTGGCCTGGATCGAACGGTACGTATTCTGAAACTGCTCGTCGATCAGATAACCATTCTCGACACGATGAGCCCTCTTGACTTCGTAGATTTTAG GAAATACCTCACACCTGCTTCCGGTTTCCAATCATTGCAATTCCGGCTACTAGAAAATAAGATGGGGGTTCGCCCGGATAGAAGGATCAGA TACAATGCCCAACACTACAAAAACGTGTTTCTCGACAAGAATGAATCGCAGACACTGGAAGAAAGTGAGCAGAACCCCTCGCTCTTGACGCTCATTCAA AACTGGTTAGAAAGAACTCCTGGTCTCAAACAAGCTGAGGTGGACGGTGAGGTTGAAGAGGGCTTCTGGCCACGATATGAACGAGCAGTCAAACGCTACCTGGGTGATCTATATGAGGAAGCAATG AGAGAAGGTCTTCCACAAAACGTCCACGATCAACTACTCGCCGAATATCACAAAACCAAGGACTCATTTGCGACGATCCTTGATCCTAAACAACACGCTCAGCAGATTCTCAACG GAACACGATTACTGTCACACGACGCGATGAAAGGAGCGCTCATGATCTACTTCTACAG AGACATGCCTCGGTTTTCACAGCCTTATCAGATACTCACGTACCTCATGGACATCGACAGTTTGTTTACAAAGTGGAGAT ATAATCACGTAATACTCGTCCAACGAATGCTCGGAAGCAAGCAAGGAACCGGTGGCAGCTCGGGTTACATGTATCTAAGAAGCACCGTGAG CGACAAATACAAAGTGTTCCTGGATCTGTTCAACCTGTCCACATGGCTCATTCCAAGAGAGTACATCCCATCGCTGTCGGCCCGGATGGTGAAAACGTTGTCTGAGCACTCGAATCTGAACACGTCGATAATGTCGTCTGAGAGCGAGTGA
- a CDS encoding hypothetical protein (NECATOR_CHRIII.G11601.T1): protein MMPKMLRYFVPFLLTACTLAVPRLNKSCVNGELDGERCFCKDGWTGVKCHRRMNCDGYERSTNGSCIECAEGWTGPDCDAIDCNEHGNPNYDFTSCRCEKPYSGQFCEKFSTKDIYSYYNNLASKTGAIGVIFCIPLLVIYATCDRYAKKRQRERVEKHLTGTMISHPDKAVDRNAIATLLHSDDE, encoded by the exons ATGATGCCAAAG ATGTTGCGGTACTTCGTGCCCTTTCTACTTACCGCTTGCACCTTGGCTGTCCCGCGGTTGAACAAATCGTGCGTGAACGGAGAGCTAGACGGAGAGCGATGCTTCTGTAAGGATGGATGGACCGGTGTGAAGTGCCATCGGCGGATGAACTGTGACGGCTACGAGCGCAGCACGAACGGATC ATGTATCGAGTGTGCGGAAGGGTGGACAGGGCCAGACTGTGATGCCATCGACTGCAACGAACACGGAAATCCAAACTATGATTTCACGAGTTGCAGGTGTGAGAAGCCGTACTCAG GTCAATTCTGCGAGAAATTCTCCACCAAGGACATTTATTCGTACTACAACAACCTTGCCTCGAAGACTGGAGCTATTGGCgttattttttgcattcctCTCCTAGTGATTTATGCAA CCTGCGATCGCTACGCAAAAAAGCGTCAAAGAGAGCGAGTCGAAAAACACCTGACGGGTACAATGATCTCGCATCCAGACAAGGCCGTGGATCGGAATGCAATCGCTACGTTATTGCATAGTGATGACGAATGA